One Deltaproteobacteria bacterium genomic region harbors:
- a CDS encoding YcaO-like family protein: MPSITLKECPKVYILETHRSKTPADTLQFIERIKETAGMLSFRNATEVDRIGIPVFTCDRIRPDGSATSHTGKGVSPIQAQVSITMEAIERYCSEFRKEYLDKLVKGSYRDLISKFNVLDPRDLILSQFSDYDHNKEIYWAWGCDLAGEEDILVPACAVYHPYHEDGVLLTKTHTNGIAAGNTMEEAVIHGLAEVIERDAWSITQYTQHFHDAIFIEDDQENEFIIGIFKKFEKAGIEMVAKDITTDVGMPVVAAFSRDLLHRTMAPIDGFGAHLDPKVATVRALLEIATTRALFIQKYGIEGMCETVPLYLRHGEEEDPRFYAYHQKGIKELEVGYSTDIYEDIQNMISKLRARGLNRVIAVNLTRSDVDIPTVRMIVPGMETYCFDKTRVGERAMKALADEK, translated from the coding sequence ATGCCCAGCATAACCCTCAAAGAATGTCCCAAAGTCTATATCTTGGAGACCCACCGCTCCAAGACACCGGCCGACACCTTGCAGTTTATAGAAAGAATCAAGGAAACGGCCGGGATGCTGTCATTTAGAAACGCCACGGAAGTGGATAGGATCGGGATCCCGGTTTTTACTTGTGATCGCATCAGGCCCGACGGTTCGGCGACAAGCCACACGGGCAAAGGCGTTTCCCCGATCCAGGCGCAGGTCTCCATTACCATGGAAGCGATCGAGCGCTACTGTTCCGAATTCCGGAAAGAGTATCTGGATAAACTTGTCAAAGGGAGTTATCGCGATCTCATATCGAAATTCAACGTCCTTGATCCGCGGGATCTTATTCTGTCACAGTTCAGCGATTATGATCATAACAAGGAAATCTACTGGGCGTGGGGGTGTGACCTTGCCGGAGAAGAGGATATTCTGGTCCCGGCATGCGCGGTCTATCATCCCTATCACGAAGACGGCGTCTTATTGACGAAAACCCATACCAACGGTATTGCCGCCGGGAATACCATGGAGGAGGCTGTGATTCACGGTCTTGCAGAGGTCATAGAACGAGATGCCTGGAGTATTACTCAGTACACGCAGCATTTCCACGATGCCATCTTTATCGAAGACGACCAGGAGAACGAATTCATCATCGGCATTTTCAAAAAGTTTGAAAAAGCGGGTATCGAAATGGTGGCCAAAGATATCACCACGGATGTGGGGATGCCTGTTGTCGCTGCTTTTTCCCGCGATTTGCTACACCGGACCATGGCGCCCATAGACGGCTTCGGAGCCCATCTGGATCCCAAGGTTGCAACGGTTCGCGCTCTTCTCGAGATTGCGACGACCCGGGCCCTCTTTATCCAGAAATATGGCATTGAAGGGATGTGTGAAACGGTGCCTCTTTATCTGAGACATGGCGAAGAGGAAGACCCCCGTTTCTATGCCTATCATCAAAAGGGTATTAAGGAACTCGAGGTGGGCTACAGCACCGACATTTACGAGGACATTCAAAACATGATCTCCAAACTCCGGGCGAGGGGGTTGAATCGCGTGATCGCCGTCAATCTCACACGGTCCGATGTGGATATTCCCACCGTCCGGATGATCGTTCCCGGAATGGAGACCTATTGTTTTGACAAAACAAGGGTTGGAGAAAGGGCCATGAAAGCTCTTGCGGATGAAAAGTGA
- a CDS encoding YgiT-type zinc finger protein — translation MNCHTCGNDLVKVITDLPFKTDIHAIIIIKNLPVLQCGNCSEYLIEDQIMQKVDDIISRMDRGAEVEILNFAA, via the coding sequence ATGAACTGCCACACATGCGGAAACGATTTGGTGAAGGTCATTACAGATCTTCCGTTTAAAACTGATATTCACGCCATTATCATCATTAAAAATCTGCCCGTGCTGCAGTGCGGCAATTGCAGCGAATATCTCATTGAAGATCAGATCATGCAAAAGGTTGACGACATAATCAGCAGGATGGACCGTGGTGCAGAGGTGGAAATCCTTAATTTTGCGGCATAA
- a CDS encoding DUF4258 domain-containing protein, producing the protein MKPLDFIKSCISNGRIYWTYHVNMRLRKRHIPRQSIISSVDTYEVIEEYKDDKYLPSYLIYATYANEVFHLHVTMDINNDVVIIITAYKPSSDKWKSNGKTRRML; encoded by the coding sequence ATGAAACCGCTGGACTTTATAAAATCTTGTATTAGCAATGGCAGAATATACTGGACGTACCATGTCAACATGAGACTTCGTAAACGGCATATTCCAAGGCAGTCGATAATTTCATCCGTGGACACTTATGAGGTAATTGAGGAGTATAAGGATGACAAATATCTGCCGAGTTACTTGATTTATGCAACTTACGCCAATGAGGTTTTTCATTTACATGTTACAATGGATATCAATAATGATGTAGTAATAATTATAACAGCTTATAAGCCATCAAGTGACAAATGGAAATCCAATGGCAAGACCAGGAGGATGCTATGA